In the genome of Vicia villosa cultivar HV-30 ecotype Madison, WI linkage group LG7, Vvil1.0, whole genome shotgun sequence, one region contains:
- the LOC131616718 gene encoding uncharacterized protein LOC131616718, which translates to MMDSSKREEEDDDLFLPVPPDLVHPPHQILPSSPPPPPPDPPSFSLSEIVLFPSPSSSDSPPSHSSAESPPPSHQPTTTTTTTEPFFISPDPHLSSQFYTFNPDSHSLMINCLLQNRLATPSEIRAATPRTVLKSWRTVWKDRNEETAYLTAWKRIQDKLTARVDQNGNHFLCFKNNTNQFVSHTNQWQDIVMNFHSDADLKHLGVKDTVDRIKQVWTVGAKFYGIPESYIRVCIAACSICSGAASGSSLTDAAAAARNKRRRFEYTESFDVPAKEVPSRLQQLAAKHKVVLCIRQKYIRYKPFMAEVKDYACHRAGQPAAAKKSKILKREPYASKRCGCGFRIRAIVPIANYNEKDKSFVYEEEGMAVFKLYAVHSGHEPGPLDGNARIMHRVVGHKGGYLMDQDADVYGVSEEMDNEGFGLMGKDEGDLQFSVLQQVQELRVEVGMLEGRVSKIPQELLGSVSRDLFDVVNRIRSIGEVGLKPMGLLSTDKSHADDVLVGDNDLANWSNHHHERIYGDDKDTELIEDDEDSFGRTLGEVVSWGDHIRTECRSQKDLIGETCKSEKWLKCSDFDEKSILDCEDTKLTKPIRHDEAIVSDVGLGSIHVDSFYQDNPKWYDSPCALGTGADCEDTGFRHGEIL; encoded by the coding sequence ATGATGGATTCAagcaaaagagaagaagaagacgatGATCTTTTCCTCCCAGTCCCACCGGATCTGGTGCACCCTCCACACCAGATCCTCCCCTCCTCACCACCACCACCCCCACCAGATCctccctctttctctctctccgAAATCGTCCTCTTCCCTTCCCCTTCCTCCTCCGACTCACCTCCTAGTCACTCCTCCGCCGAGTCACCACCACCGAGTCACCAAcccaccaccacaacaacaacgacaGAACCCTTCTTCATAAGCCCTGACCCTCACCTCTCCTCCCAATTCTACACATTCAACCCCGACTCCCACTCCCTCATGATCAACTGCCTCCTCCAAAACCGCCTCGCCACCCCCTCCGAGATCCGCGCCGCAACCCCACGCACCGTCCTCAAATCATGGCGGACCGTCTGGAAGGACCGCAACGAAGAAACCGCTTACCTCACCGCATGGAAACGAATCCAAGACAAGTTAACAGCGCGTGTCGACCAAAACGGGAACCACTTTCTCTGCTTCAAGAACAACACGAATCAGTTCGTTTCGCACACGAATCAGTGGCAAGACATTGTTATGAATTTTCATAGTGACGCTGATCTTAAGCATCTTGGGGTTAAGGATACTGTTGATAGGATTAAACAGGTTTGGACTGTTGGAGCGAAGTTCTATGGGATTCCTGAGAGTTACATTCGTGTTTGTATTGCCGCTTGTTCGATTTGCTCCGGGGCAGCGTCTGGATCTAGTCTTACGGATGCTGCCGCGGCTGCGAGGAACAAGCGGCGGAGATTTGAGTATACTGAGTCATTTGATGTGCCTGCTAAGGAAGTTCCTAGTAGGTTACAGCAACTTGCTGCTAAGCATAAGGTTGTGCTTTGTATTAGGCAGAAGTATATTAGGTATAAGCCTTTTATGGCCGAGGTTAAGGATTATGCTTGTCATAGAGCGGGTCAGCCTGCTGCTGCGAAGAAATCGAAGATTTTGAAGAGGGAGCCTTATGCTTCGAAGAGGTGTGGATGTGGGTTTAGGATTAGGGCTATTGTTCCGATTGCGAATTATAATGAGAAGGATAAGAGTTTTGTGTATGAGGAAGAGGGGATGGCGGTTTTTAAATTGTATGCTGTGCATTCGGGGCATGAGCCGGGGCCGTTGGATGGGAATGCGAGGATTATGCATAGGGTTGTTGGACATAAAGGTGGGTATTTGATGGATCAGGATGCTGATGTGTATGGGGTGAGTGAGGAAATGGATAATGAAGGGTTTGGTTTGATGGGGAAAGATGAAGGGGATTTGCAGTTTTCGGTTTTGCAACAGGTGCAGGAGTTGAGAGTTGAAGTTGGGATGTTGGAAGGGAGGGTTTCAAAGATTCCACAGGAGTTGTTGGGTTCGGTTTCAAGAGATTTGTTTGATGTTGTGAATAGAATTAGGAGTATAGGAGAAGTGGGTTTGAAGCCGATGGGGTTACTTTCGACAGATAAGTCACATGCAGATGATGTCTTGGTTGGGGATAATGATCTTGCAAACTGGAGTAATCATCATCATGAAAGGATTTACGGGGATGACAAGGATACTGAGCTGATTGAGGACGATGAAGATAGTTTCGGACGCACATTGGGAGAAGTTGTTTCTTGGGGGGACCATATCAGGACAGAGTGTAGAAGTCAGAAGGATTTGATAGGGGAAACTTGTAAATCTGAAAAGTGGTTGAAGTGTAGTGACTTTGACGAGAAGAGCATCCTTGATTGTGAAGATACTAAACTAACCAAGCCCATCAGACACGACGAGGCTATAGTTTCAGATGTAGGTCTTGGTTCGATACATGTTGATAGTTTCTACCAAGACAATCCTAAATGGTATGATTCTCCTTGTGCTTTGGGTACCGGTGCAGATTGTGAGGATACTGGATTCCGTCATGGAGAGATTTTATAA